The following coding sequences lie in one Lolium perenne isolate Kyuss_39 chromosome 2, Kyuss_2.0, whole genome shotgun sequence genomic window:
- the LOC127335328 gene encoding malate synthase, with amino-acid sequence MPSMPTTGTAAMASYDTPEGVDIRGRYDPEFAAILTRDALAFVAGLQREFRGAVRHAMERRRETQRRYDAGELPRFDPATRFVREGDWTCAPVPPAIADRTVEITGPADPRKMVINALNSGAKVFMADFEDALAPTWENLMRGQVNLRDAVAGTITFRGAARGGRVYKLDERTAKLFVRPRGWHLPEAHVFIDGEPAIGCLVDFGLYFFHSHAAFRAGQGGGFGPFFYLPKMEHSREARIWNGVFERAERVAGIERGSIRATVLVETLPAVFQMDEILHELRDHSAGLNCGRWDYIFSYVKTFRAHPDRLLPDRALVGMAQHFMRSYSHLLIRTCHRRQVHAMGGMAAQIPIKDDAAANEAALELVRGDKLREVRAGHDGTWAAHPGLIPAIREVFEGHLGGKPNQINAAGAPADAAAITEEDLIQPPRGARTVEGLRLNTRVGVQYLAAWLGGSGSVPLYNLMEDAATAEISRVQNWQWLRHGATLDAGGVAVRATPELLARVVEEEMARVRAEVGPEKFRRGRLAEAGKIFSRQCVARELDDFLTLDAYGLIVVHHPRAPASKL; translated from the exons ATGCCCAGTATGCCCACCACCGGCACCGCCGCCATGGCGTCCTACGACACGCCGGAGGGCGTGGACATCCGCGGCCGCTACGACCCGGAGTTCGCGGCCATCCTCACCCGCGACGCGCTGGCCTTCGTGGCCGGCCTGCAGCGCGAGTTCCGCGGCGCCGTCCGGCACGCCATGGAGCGCCGGCGGGAGACGCAGCGGCGCTACGACGCAGGCGAGCTGCCGCGGTTCGACCCCGCCACGAGGTTCGTCCGCGAGGGCGACTGGACGTGCGCGCCCGTGCCGCCGGCCATCGCGGACCGCACCGTGGAGATCACCGGCCCCGCCGACCCCAGGAAGATGGTCATCAACGCGCTCAACTCCGGCGCCAAGGTCTTCATG GCTGACTTCGAGGACGCGCTGGCGCCGACGTGGGAGAACCTGATGCGCGGGCAGGTGAACCTGCGGGACGCCGTGGCCGGCACCATAACCTTCCGCGGCGCCGCGCGCGGCGGACGGGTGTACAAGCTCGACGAGCGCACCGCGAAGCTCTTCGTCCGGCCGCGCGGCTGGCACCTGCCCGAGGCGCACGTGTTCATCGACGGCGAACCGGCCATCGGCTGCCTGGTGGACTTCGGGCTCTACTTCTTCCACAGCCACGCCGCCTTCCGCGCCGGCCAGGGGGGCGGGTTCGGGCCCTTCTTCTACCTCCCCAAGATGGAGCACTCCAG GGAGGCGAGGATATGGAATGGAGTCTTCGAGAGGGCCGAGAGGGTTGCGGGGATCGAGCGGGGGAGCATCAGAGCGACGGTGCTGGTGGAGACGCTGCCGGCGGTGTTCCAGATGGACGAGATCCTGCACGAGCTGCGGGACCACTCGGCGGGGCTCAACTGCGGCCGGTGGGACTACATCTTCAGCTACGTCAAGACCTTCCGCGCCCACCCGGACCGCCTCCTCCCCGACCGCGCCCTCGTCGGCATGGCGCAGCACTTCATGCGCTCCTACTCCCACCTCCTCATCCGCACATGCCACCGCCGCCAAGTCCACGCCATGGGCGGCATG GCGGCTCAGATTCCGATCAAGGACGACGCGGCGGCGAACGAAGCGGCGCTGGAGTTGGTGCGCGGGGACAAGCTGAGGGAGGTGCGCGCGGGGCACGACGGCACGTGGGCGGCGCACCCGGGGCTCATCCCGGCGATACGGGAGGTCTTCGAGGGCCACCTGGGCGGGAAGCCCAACCAGATCAACGCCGCCGGGGCGCCCGCCGACGCTGCCGCGATCACGGAGGAGGACCTGATCCAGCCTCCTCGCGGAGCGCGCACGGTGGAGGGGCTGCGGCTCAACACCCGCGTCGGCGTGCAGTACCTGGCGGCGTGGCTGGGCGGGTCCGGCTCCGTGCCGCTGTACAACCTCATGGAGGACGCGGCCACGGCCGAGATCAGCCGCGTGCAGAACTGGCAGTGGCTGCGACACGGCGCGACGCTGGATGCCGGCGGCGTGGCGGTGCGCGCAACGCCGGAGCTGCTGGCGCGCGTCGTGGAGGAGGAGATGGCGAGAGTTCGGGCGGAGGTCGGCCCAGAGAAGTTCCGGCGGGGTCGCTTAGCTGAAGCTGGCAAGATCTTCAGCCGACAGTGCGTCGCGCGAGAGCTCGACGACTTCCTCACGCTGGACGCCTACGGCCTCATCGTGGTGCACCATCCCAGagcgccggcttccaagctcTGA
- the LOC127335329 gene encoding uncharacterized protein, which yields MAGGVVNYPLVAGLIAFALAQSTKFFTTWYKEKRWDARQFIASGGMPSSHSATVTALAVSVGIQEGFRSATFATSMILACVVMHDAFGVRLHAGKQAEVLNQIVYELPIEHPLAETKPLREILGHTVPQVVAGCILGILTAVVMLLALGSY from the exons ATGGCCGGCGGCGTGGTGAACTACCCGCTCGTCGCGGGGCTCATCGCCTTCGCGCTCGCGCAGTCCACCAAGTTCTTCACAACCTG GTATAAAGAGAAGCGTTGGGATGCCAGGCAATTTATAGCTTCTGGAGGGATGCCATCATCTCATTCAGCCACAGTGACAGCACTTGCAGTGTCTGTTGGAATCCAAGAAGGCTTTCGTAGTGCCACATTTGCAACTTCAATGATACTTGCATGTGTG GTGATGCATGATGCTTTTGGTGTTCGGTTACATGCTGGAAAACAGGCAGAG GTGCTGAATCAAATTGTCTACGAGCTGCCTATAGAGCATCCACTCGCAGAGACAAAGCCATTGCGTGAAATTCTTGGACACACAGTTCCTCAG GTGGTGGCCGGTTGCATCCTTGGAATCCTCACAGCTGTAGTTATGCTCTTAGCTCTAGGTAGTTACTAG
- the LOC127335327 gene encoding ATP-dependent DNA helicase Q-like 5: protein MAPPLPAMYSSLHAADSDSDGSLLSDVPDSPPRRCSPPRPPPPKHRPTPNPTTKLKRKPKPKPKPKPVPSSTSTPTSATAPPIRAAALSDPHGLTGRIAPTASALTANAGAASFSSFRRLVQSRNLTVEPAAAFTIPTPAPASPSEPEPAEIPSAEPCPPPAATYPLPQLRPKRVHPNSVSEAPTVAAEQPKRPRGDSAGNFVRLNINGYGRKKSFKSQARRPTKFRSWKRQQPGGGKPRVGADEEGDFVAEALLEREKNGAGGGDGVLEAVEVAREDPSEQNLDSLLRKVFGYDSFRVGQLQAIQNIIAGESTVLVLPTGAGKSLCYQLPAMILPGLTLVVSPLLSLMVDQLRKLPAFLPGGLLGSSQTSDEFHETLRRLRAGEIKVLFVSPERFLNEEFLLIFRDTLPISLVVIDEAHCISEWSHNFRPSYLRLRASLLRRKLNIQCILAMTATATTQTLQEIVSALEIPSGNLIQTSQIRENLQLSISMSDNRLKDLLLLLKSPPFVDMRSIIVYCKFQTETDFVCKHLCDNNITAKSYHSGLLMKKRSRVQELFCSNKIRVVVATVAFGMGLDKSDVEGVIHYRLPESMEEYIQETGRAGRDGRVSHCHLLFDSTTFYKIRSLSHSDGIDEYAMSKFLHQLFSSGTGCICSLVKESTSRKFDMKEEVLLTVLTQLEIGDEQYLHLLPQFSVTCTLYFHKTSPQLLADKDILLRSILKNSEMKDGSYVFEVPRIANNMRITMNEVFDRLQKLKFSGELSYEVKDPAYCYMILKRPDDLNALSEKVTKWLSEVENSKIRKLDAMFCLANYAVKSCKRTSGCSGSQHTPCIQKRIIDYFSRTEGPSDDDYCTPLRKSSTFLQSDIKVFLQSNSFAKFTPRAVARIMHGISSPAFPAATWSKNHFWGRYMEVEFPLVIEAARAELVKFVGKGE, encoded by the exons ATGGCTCCGCCTCTACCAGCAATGTACTCCTCGCTCCACGCCGCCGACTCCGATTCCGACGGCTCCCTCCTCTCCGACGTACCCGACTCCCCGCCTCGCCGCTGCTCGCCACCCCGGCCGCCACCGCCCAAACACCGTCCCACGCCAAATCCAACCACAAAACTCAAGCGCAAGCCCAAACCCAAACCTAAGCCCAAGCCAGTACCCTCCTCTACCTCCACCCCCACCTCCGCCACCGCGCCTCCAATCCGCGCCGCCGCCCTCTCTGACCCGCACGGCCTCACCGGGCGCATCGCTCCCACGGCGTCCGCGCTCACAGCCAACGCCGGCgcagcctccttctcctcattccGCCGCCTCGTCCAGTCGCGCAACCTCACCGTCGAACCCGCCGCCGCATTCACCATCCCTACCCCTGCCCCCGCCTCCCCGTCCGAGCCCGAGCCCGCGGAGATACCAAGCGCCGAGCCGTGCCCGCCCCCGGCAGCCACCTACCCGCTGCCGCAGCTCAGGCCCAAGCGGGTGCACCCCAACTCGGTGTCGGAGGCCCCCACGGTCGCGGCCGAGCAGCCGAAGAGACCCAGAGGGGACAGCGCAGGCAACTTCGTTCGGCTCAACATCAACGGGTACGGCCGGAAGAAATCGTTCAAGTCGCAGGCAAGGCGCCCGACGAAATTCCGCTCCTGGAAGCGGCAGCAGCCCGGCGGTGGCAAGCCCCGGGTAGGCGCCGACGAGGAAGGGGATTTCGTGGCTGAGGCGCTGCTCGAGCGGGAGAAGAATGGGGCGGGAGGAGGCGACGGTGTTCTCGAGGCTGTTGAGGTAGCCAGGGAGGACCCGTCCGAGCAGAATCTTGACAGCTTGCTCAGGAAGGTGTTTGGCTATGATTCATTCCGCGTAGGTCAGCTTCAGGCGATCCAGAATATAATTGCAGGAGAGTCTACGGTGCTTGTGCTGCCGACTGGCGCGGGCAAGTCACTGTGCTATCAG TTGCCCGCTATGATTTTGCCTGGACTGACACTGGTGGTGAGCCCACTGCTTTCCTTGATGGTGGATCAGTTGAGGAAGCTCCCTGCATTTCTCCCAGGAGGCCTTCTTGGGAGTAGTCAG ACGAGCGATGAGTTTCATGAAACATTGCGAAGGTTGCGTGCAGGGGAAATAAAG GTTCTTTTTGTTTCCCCTGAGAGATTCTTGAATGAAGAATTTCTGCTGATATTCCGGGACACGCTGCCAATATCTCTTGTGGTGATCGATGAAGCTCATTGCATTTCTGAATG GTCTCATAATTTTAGACCTTCATATCTAAGGCTTCGAGCATCACTACTTCGGAGAAAGCTTAATATTCAATGTATTCTTGCAATGACTGCAACTGCAACAACGCAAACCTTGCAGGAGATAGTAAGTGCCTTAGAAATACCATCTGGTAATCTCATCCAAACATCTCAAATAAGGGAAAATTTACAGCTATCTATTAGCATGAGTGATAACAG GTTGAAGGATTTATTGTTGTTATTAAAGTCTCCCCCTTTTGTTGACATGAGAAGTATTATCGTCTATTGTAAATTTCAG ACAGAAACAGACTTTGTTTGTAAGCACTTGTGTGATAACAACATTACTGCCAAG AGCTACCATAGTGGACTTCTGATGAAAAAGAGGAGCCGTGTACAGGAGCTTTTTTGCTCTAACAAAATAAGAGTG GTTGTTGCAACTGTGGCATTTGGCATGGGTCTTGATAAGAGTGACGTCGAAGGG GTGATCCACTATAGGTTGCCGGAAAGCATGGAAGAATACATACAG GAAACTGGCCGTGCTGGAAGGGATGGACGGGTATCACACTGTCATCTTCTTTTTGATTCAACAACATTCTATAAGATTCGTAGTCTTTCACACAG TGATGGCATTGATGAATATGCAATGAGCAAATTTCTTCACCAGTTATTCTCCTCTGGCACAGGGTGCATCTGTTCCTTGGTTAAAGAGTCTACATCACGCAAGTTCGATATGAAAGAAGAG GTGCTTTTGACGGTCCTCACACAGCTGGAAATTGGCGACGAGCAATATCTCCATTTACTTCCTCAGTTCAGTGTTACCTGCACATTGTATTTTCACAAG ACATCACCGCAATTGCTCGCTGACAAGGATATACTACTTAGATCAATTCTAAAAAA TTCAGAGATGAAGGATGGAAGTTATGTCTTCGAAGTACCAAGAATAGCTAACAATATGAGGATCACAATGAATGAAGTGTTTGATCGATTGCAAAAGCTAAAG TTTTCAGGAGAACTATCATATGAAGTGAAAGACCCAGCCTACTGTTACATGATCTTGAAAAGGCCAGATGACTTAAATGCTCTTTCAGAAAAAGTCACAAAATGGCTTTCTGAAGTAGAGAACTCAAAG ATCAGAAAACTGGACGCTATGTTTTGTCTTGCGAACTATGCCGTCAAAAGTTGCAAAAGGACCAGTGGGTGTTCTGGTTCCCAGCACACTCCGTGCATTCAGAAGAGGATTATAGACTACTTCAGCAGAACTGAAGGCCCGTCAGACGATGACTACTGTACTCCGCTCCGCAAGAGCAG CACGTTCTTGCAATCCGATATAAAA GTATTCCTCCAGAGCAATTCGTTTGCAAAGTTCACCCCGAGGGCGGTCGCGAGGATTATGCACGGCATCTCGAGCCCAGCGTTTCCAGCTGCAACTTGGTCCAAAAACCACTTCTG GGGACGCTATATGGAGGTTGAGTTTCCATTGGTCATAGAAGCTGCCAGAGCAGAGCTAGTTAAATTTGTTGGAAAAGGAGAATAG